A window of Corallococcus macrosporus DSM 14697 contains these coding sequences:
- a CDS encoding DUF3341 domain-containing protein, whose product MEATVLDSWVLAEFPTPDALVDATRQMREKGFEGMDTYSPYPLHGGSEALGLPPSRVPFIALCGGLTGVATALAMQTWMNTVDYPLNIGGRPLLSLPAWVPITFELGVLFAAFGIFFGLLGLSRLPQPYHPVFESEDFRTASTHGYWLSVPQATGTDATPVMDQLKALGATQVTLVTGEKE is encoded by the coding sequence ATGGAAGCCACCGTTCTCGATTCCTGGGTCCTGGCCGAGTTCCCGACGCCGGACGCCCTCGTGGATGCCACCCGCCAGATGCGGGAGAAGGGCTTCGAGGGGATGGACACCTACTCTCCGTACCCGCTGCACGGCGGCTCGGAGGCCCTGGGCCTGCCGCCCTCGCGCGTGCCCTTCATTGCCCTGTGCGGCGGCCTGACGGGCGTGGCCACCGCGCTGGCCATGCAGACGTGGATGAACACCGTCGACTACCCGCTCAACATCGGTGGTCGCCCGCTGCTGTCGCTGCCGGCGTGGGTGCCCATCACCTTCGAGCTGGGGGTGCTGTTCGCCGCCTTCGGTATCTTCTTCGGTCTGCTGGGGCTCAGCCGCCTGCCCCAGCCGTACCACCCCGTCTTCGAGTCCGAGGACTTCCGCACCGCCTCCACGCACGGCTACTGGCTGAGCGTCCCCCAGGCGACGGGCACGGACGCGACGCCGGTCATGGATCAGCTCAAGGCCCTGGGCGCGACCCAGGTGACCCTCGTCACGGGAGAGAAGGAATGA
- a CDS encoding c-type cytochrome: MRWLIPAAGLAALTGCNVSSEFLQRMEHQAKYEYYEASSFWADGRAMRTPPAGTVPRERFDKLPELKDPAQRQAALTGRSAGQPVAHVPVTVDQDLLTLGQKKYNIVCSQCHGVLGDGNSIVAENMALRLPPSLLDLEGKPDGHFYVAINEGYGVMPSFSGELDLRERWAVVAYVRALQTARNTRTDGQQPVPQENR, encoded by the coding sequence ATGAGGTGGCTCATCCCCGCCGCCGGACTCGCCGCGCTCACGGGCTGCAACGTCAGCTCGGAGTTCCTCCAGCGCATGGAGCACCAGGCGAAGTACGAGTACTACGAGGCGTCCAGCTTCTGGGCGGACGGCCGCGCCATGCGCACGCCCCCTGCGGGCACCGTCCCGCGTGAGCGCTTCGACAAGCTCCCCGAGCTCAAGGACCCCGCCCAGCGCCAGGCGGCCCTCACCGGCCGCAGCGCCGGCCAGCCGGTGGCCCACGTGCCCGTCACCGTGGACCAGGACCTGCTGACCCTGGGTCAGAAGAAGTACAACATCGTCTGCTCGCAGTGTCACGGCGTGCTGGGCGACGGCAACAGCATCGTCGCGGAGAACATGGCCCTGCGCCTGCCGCCCTCGCTGCTGGACCTGGAGGGCAAGCCGGACGGCCACTTCTACGTGGCCATCAACGAGGGCTACGGCGTGATGCCGTCCTTCTCCGGTGAGCTCGACCTGCGCGAGCGCTGGGCCGTGGTCGCCTACGTCCGCGCGCTCCAGACGGCCCGCAATACCCGCACGGACGGCCAGCAGCCCGTTCCGCAGGAGAACCGATGA